One region of Monomorium pharaonis isolate MP-MQ-018 chromosome 11, ASM1337386v2, whole genome shotgun sequence genomic DNA includes:
- the LOC105837513 gene encoding uncharacterized protein LOC105837513 isoform X1 — protein MVDIVISPMVNLGFSFALTSFLVPLFLVAYVVMTWTRKCWIRFVKWRYPRYVVVEENSVRSILDQGRNHGICTLLVQGRSIVRNVSSHLVHLTSTKKLLKSVLSTRWGVYVWEELDYFSVDNHLANSPCSFRGRPITENNIQDYISDVTSKFLPRKLPPWQVHIVNCFVRGEERQICLVRAHHLLLRQEHLTLADFLPLRYSTDNWTCQESDSPFTNLYAQPSALPRLRQMLIESFSNYWNDFLYNNDPIERPEILKKRIGVFQCVKIAAIVLVCTLKELVRQWRKSEGAMFLSFLELPSIIHRESTKRNFTSRLMLDSVAKSFNPIDVLYTCVALVWYMTITSLLKTPLLLARELRALQSRKHRHCYPDTLTYTLSCYLPLMFQAFWEALSISWIAVTAPKIIIEELFLKHPQSNRLQTISPCGRKVVAWSEKVDVELIRKIANVTGATETEILLAATVDALKEYFRHSAVNVPDDVFATIKYVSQRAVFLRNHEARGILCIALPTKTPLFDDDLIEILQISSTFLKIIQRNVQDARSRQSAIYAITAAETSYGLISSCVPSIVLKLLLNQLSKRYSLCLTHVDGDLPVEGIDGAVYWRPPQGNCNMSMTLHRHGNGVRLGIMGDALIGPQHFVVARTFPKSIRNLAGVLGVPGGSSRSPSPNPFNPTTSPGY, from the exons ATGGTCGATATCGTTATTTCTCCGATGGTGAATCTCGGCTTCAGTTTTGCGCTGACGTCATTCTTGGTACCTCTTTTTCTTGTCGCGTACGTAG TGATGACATGGACAAGAAAATGTTGGATACGTTTCGTCAAGTGGAGATATCCACGTTACGTTGTCGTGGAGGAGAATAGTGTTCGGAGCATTTTGGACCAGGGACGTAATCAC GGCATATGTACCCTTCTCGTACAAGGACGTTCGATCGTCAGGAATGTGAGCAGCCACTTAGTACATCTGACttcgacaaaaaaattacttaaatcgGTTCTCTCAACGCGATGGGGCGTATACGTATGGGAAGAGCTCGATTACTTTTCCGTGGACAACCATCTCGCAAATTCACCTTGTTCTTTTCGAGGTCGTCCCATCACCGAGAACAATATACAG GATTATATAAGCGATGTGACATCCAAGTTTCTTCCAAGGAAATTACCGCCTTGGCAGGTACACATAGTCAACTGTTTCGTGCGAGGAGAGGAACGTCAGATATGTTTGGTGCGAGCGCATCACTTGCTTTTGCGACAGGAGCATCTAACGTTGGCGGATTTTTTGCCCTTGAGATATTCGACAGACAATTGGACTTGTCAAGAAAGCGATTCGCCTTTTACGAATCTGTACGCCCAACCATCCGCTCTCCCGCGTCTTCGACAGATGCTAATCGAGAGTTTCAGCAATTACTGGAATGACTTTCTTTACAATAATGATCCTATCGAGCGACCTGAGATTCTCAAGAAGCGTATTGGAGTATTTCAGTGCGTCAAGATCGCAGCTATAGTGCTAGTTTGCACTCTGAAAGAATTGGTCAG ACAGTGGCGAAAATCAGAGGGAGCAATGTTTCTGTCGTTCCTGGAACTCCCATCAATCATCCACCGCGAGTCGACCAAGAGAAATTTCACTAGTCGCTTGATGTTGGATTCGGTTGCAAAATCTTTCAACCCGATCGACGTTCTCTATACGTGCGTTGCTCTAGTTTGGTATATGACGATTACGTCTCTTTTAAAAACACCTCTCTTGCTCGCCCGAGAATTGCGAGCTTTGCAGTCGCGTAAACATAGACATTGCTATCCGGATACCTTGACGTATACGCTGTCATGTTATCTTCCCCTGATGTTCCAAGCGTTTTGGGAGGCGTTATCCATTAGCTGGATCGCCGTAACCGCGCCGAAGATCATTATCGAGGAACTATTTCTCAAGCATCCGCAATCGAATCGACTGCAGACTATCTCACCGTGCGGTAGAAAGGTAGTTGCTTGGTCAGAGAAGGTTGACGTCGAGCTCATACGAAAAATCGCCAACGTGACTGGCGCAACGGAGACGGAGATTCTTTTAGCGGCTACTGTTGACGCTTTAAAAGAATACTTTAGGCACTCGGCTGTCAATGTTCCGGACGATGTATTCGCGACCATCAAGTATGTGAGTCAACGAGCGGTATTTCTACGAAATCACGAGGCCAGGGGGATTCTCTGTATCGCCTTACCCACCAAAACACCTTTGTTTGACGATGATCTCATTGAGATATTGCAG ATCTCTTCAACATTTCTCAAGATTATTCAACGAAACGTGCAAGACGCTAGATCTCGACAGAGTGCAATTTACGCCATCACGGCAGCGGAAACGTCCTACGGATTGATTTCCTCTTGCGTACCGTCCATCGTTttgaaattacttttaaatcaaCTATCGAAAAGATACTCTTTATGTTTAACGCACGTCGACGGGGATTTACCTGTGGAGGGCATAGACGGAGCAGTTTATTGGCGACCACCGCAAGGAAACTGCA ACATGTCTATGACTCTGCACAGGCATGGTAATGGAGTACGCCTTGGTATAATGGGAGACGCTTTGATCGGCCCTCAGCATTTTGTCGTTGCGAGAACATTCCCAAAAAGTATACGAAATCTTGCCGGTGTTTTAGGCGTGCCGGGAGGATCCAGTCGAAGTCCAAGTCCTAATCCGTTCAATCCGACTACATCTCCAGGATACTAA
- the LOC105837513 gene encoding uncharacterized protein LOC105837513 isoform X2 codes for MVDIVISPMVNLGFSFALTSFLVPLFLVAYVVMTWTRKCWIRFVKWRYPRYVVVEENSVRSILDQGRNHGICTLLVQGRSIVRNVSSHLVHLTSTKKLLKSVLSTRWGVYVWEELDYFSVDNHLANSPCSFRGRPITENNIQDYISDVTSKFLPRKLPPWQVHIVNCFVRGEERQICLVRAHHLLLRQEHLTLADFLPLRYSTDNWTCQESDSPFTNLYAQPSALPRLRQMLIESFSNYWNDFLYNNDPIERPEILKKRIGVFQCVKIAAIVLVCTLKELVRQWRKSEGAMFLSFLELPSIIHRESTKRNFTSRLMLDSVAKSFNPIDVLYTCVALVWYMTITSLLKTPLLLARELRALQSRKHRHCYPDTLTYTLSCYLPLMFQAFWEALSISWIAVTAPKIIIEELFLKHPQSNRLQTISPCGRKVVAWSEKVDVELIRKIANVTGATETEILLAATVDALKEYFRHSAVNVPDDVFATIKYVSQRAVFLRNHEARGILCIALPTKTPLFDDDLIEILQIIQRNVQDARSRQSAIYAITAAETSYGLISSCVPSIVLKLLLNQLSKRYSLCLTHVDGDLPVEGIDGAVYWRPPQGNCNMSMTLHRHGNGVRLGIMGDALIGPQHFVVARTFPKSIRNLAGVLGVPGGSSRSPSPNPFNPTTSPGY; via the exons ATGGTCGATATCGTTATTTCTCCGATGGTGAATCTCGGCTTCAGTTTTGCGCTGACGTCATTCTTGGTACCTCTTTTTCTTGTCGCGTACGTAG TGATGACATGGACAAGAAAATGTTGGATACGTTTCGTCAAGTGGAGATATCCACGTTACGTTGTCGTGGAGGAGAATAGTGTTCGGAGCATTTTGGACCAGGGACGTAATCAC GGCATATGTACCCTTCTCGTACAAGGACGTTCGATCGTCAGGAATGTGAGCAGCCACTTAGTACATCTGACttcgacaaaaaaattacttaaatcgGTTCTCTCAACGCGATGGGGCGTATACGTATGGGAAGAGCTCGATTACTTTTCCGTGGACAACCATCTCGCAAATTCACCTTGTTCTTTTCGAGGTCGTCCCATCACCGAGAACAATATACAG GATTATATAAGCGATGTGACATCCAAGTTTCTTCCAAGGAAATTACCGCCTTGGCAGGTACACATAGTCAACTGTTTCGTGCGAGGAGAGGAACGTCAGATATGTTTGGTGCGAGCGCATCACTTGCTTTTGCGACAGGAGCATCTAACGTTGGCGGATTTTTTGCCCTTGAGATATTCGACAGACAATTGGACTTGTCAAGAAAGCGATTCGCCTTTTACGAATCTGTACGCCCAACCATCCGCTCTCCCGCGTCTTCGACAGATGCTAATCGAGAGTTTCAGCAATTACTGGAATGACTTTCTTTACAATAATGATCCTATCGAGCGACCTGAGATTCTCAAGAAGCGTATTGGAGTATTTCAGTGCGTCAAGATCGCAGCTATAGTGCTAGTTTGCACTCTGAAAGAATTGGTCAG ACAGTGGCGAAAATCAGAGGGAGCAATGTTTCTGTCGTTCCTGGAACTCCCATCAATCATCCACCGCGAGTCGACCAAGAGAAATTTCACTAGTCGCTTGATGTTGGATTCGGTTGCAAAATCTTTCAACCCGATCGACGTTCTCTATACGTGCGTTGCTCTAGTTTGGTATATGACGATTACGTCTCTTTTAAAAACACCTCTCTTGCTCGCCCGAGAATTGCGAGCTTTGCAGTCGCGTAAACATAGACATTGCTATCCGGATACCTTGACGTATACGCTGTCATGTTATCTTCCCCTGATGTTCCAAGCGTTTTGGGAGGCGTTATCCATTAGCTGGATCGCCGTAACCGCGCCGAAGATCATTATCGAGGAACTATTTCTCAAGCATCCGCAATCGAATCGACTGCAGACTATCTCACCGTGCGGTAGAAAGGTAGTTGCTTGGTCAGAGAAGGTTGACGTCGAGCTCATACGAAAAATCGCCAACGTGACTGGCGCAACGGAGACGGAGATTCTTTTAGCGGCTACTGTTGACGCTTTAAAAGAATACTTTAGGCACTCGGCTGTCAATGTTCCGGACGATGTATTCGCGACCATCAAGTATGTGAGTCAACGAGCGGTATTTCTACGAAATCACGAGGCCAGGGGGATTCTCTGTATCGCCTTACCCACCAAAACACCTTTGTTTGACGATGATCTCATTGAGATATTGCAG ATTATTCAACGAAACGTGCAAGACGCTAGATCTCGACAGAGTGCAATTTACGCCATCACGGCAGCGGAAACGTCCTACGGATTGATTTCCTCTTGCGTACCGTCCATCGTTttgaaattacttttaaatcaaCTATCGAAAAGATACTCTTTATGTTTAACGCACGTCGACGGGGATTTACCTGTGGAGGGCATAGACGGAGCAGTTTATTGGCGACCACCGCAAGGAAACTGCA ACATGTCTATGACTCTGCACAGGCATGGTAATGGAGTACGCCTTGGTATAATGGGAGACGCTTTGATCGGCCCTCAGCATTTTGTCGTTGCGAGAACATTCCCAAAAAGTATACGAAATCTTGCCGGTGTTTTAGGCGTGCCGGGAGGATCCAGTCGAAGTCCAAGTCCTAATCCGTTCAATCCGACTACATCTCCAGGATACTAA
- the LOC105837513 gene encoding uncharacterized protein LOC105837513 isoform X3, with protein sequence MTWTRKCWIRFVKWRYPRYVVVEENSVRSILDQGRNHGICTLLVQGRSIVRNVSSHLVHLTSTKKLLKSVLSTRWGVYVWEELDYFSVDNHLANSPCSFRGRPITENNIQDYISDVTSKFLPRKLPPWQVHIVNCFVRGEERQICLVRAHHLLLRQEHLTLADFLPLRYSTDNWTCQESDSPFTNLYAQPSALPRLRQMLIESFSNYWNDFLYNNDPIERPEILKKRIGVFQCVKIAAIVLVCTLKELVRQWRKSEGAMFLSFLELPSIIHRESTKRNFTSRLMLDSVAKSFNPIDVLYTCVALVWYMTITSLLKTPLLLARELRALQSRKHRHCYPDTLTYTLSCYLPLMFQAFWEALSISWIAVTAPKIIIEELFLKHPQSNRLQTISPCGRKVVAWSEKVDVELIRKIANVTGATETEILLAATVDALKEYFRHSAVNVPDDVFATIKYVSQRAVFLRNHEARGILCIALPTKTPLFDDDLIEILQISSTFLKIIQRNVQDARSRQSAIYAITAAETSYGLISSCVPSIVLKLLLNQLSKRYSLCLTHVDGDLPVEGIDGAVYWRPPQGNCNMSMTLHRHGNGVRLGIMGDALIGPQHFVVARTFPKSIRNLAGVLGVPGGSSRSPSPNPFNPTTSPGY encoded by the exons ATGACATGGACAAGAAAATGTTGGATACGTTTCGTCAAGTGGAGATATCCACGTTACGTTGTCGTGGAGGAGAATAGTGTTCGGAGCATTTTGGACCAGGGACGTAATCAC GGCATATGTACCCTTCTCGTACAAGGACGTTCGATCGTCAGGAATGTGAGCAGCCACTTAGTACATCTGACttcgacaaaaaaattacttaaatcgGTTCTCTCAACGCGATGGGGCGTATACGTATGGGAAGAGCTCGATTACTTTTCCGTGGACAACCATCTCGCAAATTCACCTTGTTCTTTTCGAGGTCGTCCCATCACCGAGAACAATATACAG GATTATATAAGCGATGTGACATCCAAGTTTCTTCCAAGGAAATTACCGCCTTGGCAGGTACACATAGTCAACTGTTTCGTGCGAGGAGAGGAACGTCAGATATGTTTGGTGCGAGCGCATCACTTGCTTTTGCGACAGGAGCATCTAACGTTGGCGGATTTTTTGCCCTTGAGATATTCGACAGACAATTGGACTTGTCAAGAAAGCGATTCGCCTTTTACGAATCTGTACGCCCAACCATCCGCTCTCCCGCGTCTTCGACAGATGCTAATCGAGAGTTTCAGCAATTACTGGAATGACTTTCTTTACAATAATGATCCTATCGAGCGACCTGAGATTCTCAAGAAGCGTATTGGAGTATTTCAGTGCGTCAAGATCGCAGCTATAGTGCTAGTTTGCACTCTGAAAGAATTGGTCAG ACAGTGGCGAAAATCAGAGGGAGCAATGTTTCTGTCGTTCCTGGAACTCCCATCAATCATCCACCGCGAGTCGACCAAGAGAAATTTCACTAGTCGCTTGATGTTGGATTCGGTTGCAAAATCTTTCAACCCGATCGACGTTCTCTATACGTGCGTTGCTCTAGTTTGGTATATGACGATTACGTCTCTTTTAAAAACACCTCTCTTGCTCGCCCGAGAATTGCGAGCTTTGCAGTCGCGTAAACATAGACATTGCTATCCGGATACCTTGACGTATACGCTGTCATGTTATCTTCCCCTGATGTTCCAAGCGTTTTGGGAGGCGTTATCCATTAGCTGGATCGCCGTAACCGCGCCGAAGATCATTATCGAGGAACTATTTCTCAAGCATCCGCAATCGAATCGACTGCAGACTATCTCACCGTGCGGTAGAAAGGTAGTTGCTTGGTCAGAGAAGGTTGACGTCGAGCTCATACGAAAAATCGCCAACGTGACTGGCGCAACGGAGACGGAGATTCTTTTAGCGGCTACTGTTGACGCTTTAAAAGAATACTTTAGGCACTCGGCTGTCAATGTTCCGGACGATGTATTCGCGACCATCAAGTATGTGAGTCAACGAGCGGTATTTCTACGAAATCACGAGGCCAGGGGGATTCTCTGTATCGCCTTACCCACCAAAACACCTTTGTTTGACGATGATCTCATTGAGATATTGCAG ATCTCTTCAACATTTCTCAAGATTATTCAACGAAACGTGCAAGACGCTAGATCTCGACAGAGTGCAATTTACGCCATCACGGCAGCGGAAACGTCCTACGGATTGATTTCCTCTTGCGTACCGTCCATCGTTttgaaattacttttaaatcaaCTATCGAAAAGATACTCTTTATGTTTAACGCACGTCGACGGGGATTTACCTGTGGAGGGCATAGACGGAGCAGTTTATTGGCGACCACCGCAAGGAAACTGCA ACATGTCTATGACTCTGCACAGGCATGGTAATGGAGTACGCCTTGGTATAATGGGAGACGCTTTGATCGGCCCTCAGCATTTTGTCGTTGCGAGAACATTCCCAAAAAGTATACGAAATCTTGCCGGTGTTTTAGGCGTGCCGGGAGGATCCAGTCGAAGTCCAAGTCCTAATCCGTTCAATCCGACTACATCTCCAGGATACTAA
- the LOC105837511 gene encoding monocarboxylate transporter 5, protein MSKNDTILQGIETECENSCRNERNSDESRKHDNNNDQNGSTNAASIRKENPCIAKKNQSNYNQQPPGASLVGWYNVSPIRICSDSIPKQNDLPDISETILDSTDDTTERAIVTIEPIEPMERSGAPNKIQEESVTDSVSVDIKTNQRIKDSIDSLSISEREDLSSFITREAKSGDREKPKVPDGGWGWIVVLASLVISMIADGVSFSFGLLYIEFLHEFGASKSKTAWIGSLFMAVPLLSGPIMSALVDRYGCRNMTIAGGLISGLGFILSIFSNTIEIMYLTFGVIAGLGLGMCYVTAVVSIAFWFDKKRTLAVGLGACGTGIGTFVYAPMTTYFIEEYGWRGACLLLAGTFFNMIVAGTVMRDPEWWILEQNKQDQALSKKSHGHLDRNSSAEFPGVEELRKLLRNDQAPQYFLQDLSTSTKTIDGTKRQTTSVVNLPTFVKRSEKVPLEVLELLLSNSRLYTVILENYPSLLLHRSLSDKQLQDSMGEICNKSGVTMSMRLKRATESKATEQKKDSTSVHAPTKLVCARKMSKKEIEETNSLLSKDVTHTVAPTEKKKSVSRRYVEPQMNVIRTDSIPWLRRQFSTNTHYFKDIRVHRNSVMYRGAVLNLHKYRLRASSCPDIYRNSMTTLAKENEQKWYVELVDLLKSILNFSMFFELHFLLMSLATILLFTWFIVPYFYLAEHLTRNNYAESDAANLLSIIGITNTIGMIVLGWAGDQPWINVSKTYTWCLIACGVATILMTVFTNHYILLSISSAAFGLFFASNFSFTPVILVELIPLEKFTTAYGLSLLCQGIGNLLGPPLAGWFFDVTGSWELSFFMAGGWIIVSGILVGIIPYTKNRKIFGNGPVEMERINDDDCLA, encoded by the exons ATGAGCAAGAATGATACCATCCTACAAGGAATTGAAACGGAATGCGAGAACAGTTGCAGAAACGAGAGAAATAGTGATGAAAGCAGGAAGCATGATAACAATAACGATCAAAATGGTTCCACGAATGCCGCGAGTATCAGAAAGGAAAATCCGTGCATAGCAAAGAAGAATCAGAGCAACTACAACCAGCAGCCGCCTGGTGCTTCGTTGGTTGGCTGGTACAATGTAAGTCCCATTCGGATTTGTTCGGATTCCATCCCGAAGCAAAATGATTTACCCGACATCAGTGAGACTATTCTGGATTCAACCGATGATACGACCGAAAGAGCAATAGTCACGATCGAGCCAATCGAACCAATGGAACGAAGCGGTGCTCCGAACAAGATTCAAGAGGAATCGGTCACCGATTCTGTATCGGTCGATATAAAGACGAATCAACGAATCAAAGATTCCATCGATTCCCTGAGCATTTCGGAACGAGAGGATTTGTCAAGTTTTATCACGAGAGAAGCAAAAAGCGGCGACAGGGAGAAACCGAAAGTACCTGACGGCGGTTGGGGCTGGATAGTCGTTCTAGCTTCTCTAGTCATTTCTATGATAGCCGATGGGGTTTCCTTCAGCTTTGGCCTGCTTTATATCGAATTTCTTCACGAGTTTGGGGCCTCAAAGTCCAAGACCGCCTGGATTGGTTCGCTCTTTATGGCTGTACCTCTCTTATCCGGACCGATTATGTCCGCCCTTGTCGACCGTTATGGATGCAGGAACATGACAATTGCCGGTGGTCTGATATCAGGCCTGGGCTTCATCCTCAGTATTTTTAGTAATACCATCGAGATAATGTACTTAACTTTCGGCGTAATCGCAGGTCTCGGTCTAGGCATGTGCTATGTTACCGCAGTTGTCAGTATCGCCTTCTGGTTTGACAAGAAACGAACCCTAGCCGTAGGTCTCGGAGCGTGCGGCACTGGTATCGGTACATTTGTTTACGCTCCGATGACAACGTATTTTATCGAGGAGTACGGATGGCGAGGCGCTTGTTTACTTTTAGCTggcactttttttaatatgatcgTCGCGGGTACCGTTATGAGAGATCCAGAATGGTGGATTCTTGAGCAAAACAAGCAGGATCAAGCTCTGTCGAAAAAATCGCACGGTCACTTGGACAGAAATTCATCGGCTGAATTTCCAGGCGTCGAGGAGCTCAGAAAGCTGCTTAGAAACGACCAAGCGcctcaatattttttacaagatcTAAGCACGAGCACCAAAACGATTGATGGCACCAAAAGGCAAACGACGAGTGTAGTTAATTTACCAACTTTTGTGAAGCGAAGCGAAAag GTGCCTTTAGAAGTACTGGAGTTATTACTGTCCAATTCTAGACTGTATACTGTCATTCTGGAAAATTATCCCAGTCTTCTGTTACACAGAAGTTTATCCGATAAGCAGCTGCAAGACTCGATGGGAGAGATTTGTAATAAAAGCGGCGTCACGATGTCAATGAG GCTTAAACGAGCAACGGAATCAAAAGCGACcgaacaaaaaaaagattcgacTTCCGTTCATGCTCCGACGAAACTCGTTTGTGCTAGAAAGATGTCCAAGAAAGAGATAGAGGAAACTAATTCCTTGCTATCAAAAGATGTTACGCATACG GTCGCACCgactgaaaaaaagaaatccgtGTCTAGACGCTACGTCGAACCACAGATGAATGTAATCAGGACGGATTCCATTCCTTGGCTCAGACGACAGTTCAGCACTAATACCCATTATTTCAAGGATATCAGAGTGCACAGAAATTCTGTTATGTATCGCGGCGCTGTTCTAAATTTGCACAAATACAGATTGAGAGCGAGCAGTTGTCCCGATATCTATCGAAATAGTATGACTACTTTGGCGAAAGAGAATGAGCAG AAATGGTACGTCGAGTTGGTAGACTTATTAAAGAGTATATTGAATTTCTCCATGTTTTTTGAATTGCATTTCCTACTGATGTCATTAGCAACGATATTGCTATTTACATGGTTTATCGTACCGTACTTTTATCTGGCGGAACATCTGACTAGAAACAATTACGCCGAGTCTGACGCGGCAAATCTCCTCAGCATCATCGGTATAACGAACACTATCGGAATG ATTGTTTTAGGCTGGGCTGGCGATCAACCTTGGATAAATGTCAGCAAGACGTACACTTGGTGCCTGATAGCATGTGGAGTGGCTACTATATTAATGACTGTATTCACTAACCATTACATACTTCTATCAATAAGCTCGGCAGCTTTCGGCCTTTTCTTTGCCagtaattttagttttactcCCGTTATATTAGTGGAACTGATACCTTTGGAAAAATTCACTACTGCTTATGGTCTTAGCTTATTGTGTCAAGGAATAGGGAATCTTTTAGGACCTCCGCTAGCTGGTTGGTTCTTCGATGTAACAGGTTCTTGGgaactttctttctttatggCTGGCGGTTGGATTATTGTCTCTGGAATCTTGGTAGGTATTATACCGTATACGAAAAATCGTAAGATTTTCGGTAACGGACCAGTCGAGATGGAACGAATAAATGACGATGATTGTTTGGCATAG